CAGGGATTCACCCTGAGCGAATTGCCGGAAAAATAGAATCAGCAGAAATAAAAAAGCTGTATACGGCAATAAATAAAGTTATTAAAGATGGACTAGCACATGGTGGAACTACCTTCCGTGATTACCGTAATGCGGAAGGGGAAAAAGGGCAACATCAAAACCATCTTTATGTTTATGGTCGAAAAGATAAACCTTGTTTAAATTGCCATACTTTTATTAATAAAATTGAAGTTGGTAGTAGAGGTACACATTTTTGTCCTAAATGCCAAAAATAGGGGGAAGAAGTTTGTACTTGATAGGATTGACCGGAGGAATTGGTAGTGGAAAAAGCACTGTTAGCAATTATTTAAAAGAATTAGGTGCGAAAATTATTGATGGTGATATTATTGCTAGAGCTGTTGTTGTACCAGAGCAACCTGCCTGGAAAGCAATTGTAGAGACTTTTGGTAATGAAATTTTATTGGCTGATTTATCTTTAAATCGCTTAAAGTTAGGTGAAATTGTTTTTAACAATAAAAAAGCGAAAGAGTTATTGGAGAATATAATTAGTCCATATATTGCTGCAGAAATTAATAAGCAGCTAAATTCCTTTAAAAAGGTAAAAAATATAATAGTAGTGCTAGATTTACCGTTGTTATATGAAAATAATTGGGATAAAATAACTGATGAAAATTGGGTTGTCTTTGTTGAACAAGACATTCAGATAAAGCGATTGTGTGATCGCAATAATTTTACGATAGAACAGGCTTTAAGCCGAATAAATAATCAACTACCGTTATTTGAAAAAGCTGGCAAAGCAAATGTTGTTATTAATAATAATTTTGATATTGAAAATACCAAGCAACAAGTTCTTGCTAATTGGCAGGAAGTTAAAAAAAGAATAAAGACTAATGAGCGTGAATAATTATGTTTAAGAAGTTAAGTAGATGCAGGTTGCATATTGTATTTTTTAGTGTAATTTTTGCAATTATGAGCTTGTTTTATTTAAATAAAGATATTATAAAAGATGATATTTATTTGTATCCTTATAAAGATATTATCATAAAATATGCTAAGCAGAATGAACTGGAAGTTTCGTTGCTAGCAGCGGTTATTTTAAGTGAAAGTAAATTTTACTATTCTGCAGAATCACATCGTGGCGCAAAAGGGTTAATGCAATTAATGCCGGAAACAGCAAGGTGGGTTGCTGGTGAAATTGGATTAAACAATTATGCTGAAGACCAATTATTAGAGCCGGAAATAAATATAATGTTGGGCTCATGGTATTTAGCGTCATTGAAGCGCGAATTTAATAATAATGAGGTGCTTATGTTAGCGGCATATAATGCTGGCAGAGGCAATGTTAATGAATGGATGAAACAATATGATTGGCACGGTGATTTTGCTAAAATTGAAGAAATTCCTTTTCCAGAGACAAAAAATTATGTTGAAAAAGTTTTAATGCGGAAAAAAGTATATGAAGATCTCTGTGTTTACAAAAAAAGAATGTTGAACTTACAATTTAATAATTAATTAAAATGGTTATACAATGAAAAATGTATAACCATTTTTTGTAGATAATAATAAATTTTACAAAATAAGATAGTTTTTAATAATATTCTCATGGTATAATTTAACTAAGTATGATTAATAATGAGGAAAGTGTGTGTTAGAGGGAAATATAACTATGTTCGACTCTTTGGTCAAATCAGCAGAGGTTATTCAAAAAATTATCCCACTGGATTGTTGTATTATGATTTGTAATAAAGAGGGGTTAATTGTAAAATTTGTTGGTGCTGAAAGTTTTGATATGAATGTTAGAGAGGGGAGTGGTGTTGCTAAAGGTGGCTCACTTGGTGAATGTATAGCGACAGCCAAAATTGTTCATAAAGCAATACCTAAAGAAGCTTATAATGTACCAATTAAGGCCATTGCAGTGCCGATTTTTGATAATAATAATGTATTAATCGGTGGCATTGCCACAGGTATAAGCTTAGCGAATCAAGAGGCACTGCTAGATTCGGCACAAATTATTGCAGCAACCTCAGAAGAAATGACAGCCACAACTCAAGAATTAGCAGCTACTGCAACGCATTTATCAAGTGGTCTGGATGATATTCAGTCAATTGGTAATTCTGTTATTAATGAAGTTAAAAAGACAGATGATATTTTACGCTTTGTTAGTGATGTTGCAGCAAATTCAAACTTATTGGGGTTAAATGCCGCAATTGAAGCGGCAAGAGCTGGTGAACATGGTCGAGGGTTTGCAGTAGTTGCTGAAGAAATCAGAAAAATGGCAGTTAATAGTGCTGAAGCTGTTAATGATATAAAGGATATTTTAAATAATATAAGAAAAGAAGTCGAAATTTTAAAAAATAAAGTTGAAGAAAACTCATCCATGGCAGAGCGCCAAGCAACCGCTACGCAAGAAATTGCAAAAGATATGGAATCATTGGCGGCATCCGCAATCGAAATCGAAAAAGTTGCTCAAATAATTTAATGTTAAAATAGCAATAAGAATTAAAATTCTTGTTGCTATTTTTTTGCAAATTGATAATTTTTTTTATAAACTATTAATTACAAAAAACTTTATTATAAGATATAATATAAATAGTTGATTTTTAGGAGGTAGCCATGGATATTTTTTTAGCAAGACAACCTATCTTTAATAAGAATATGGACGTTTATGGTTACGAACTACTTTATCGTAATAACAATGTGAAAAATCTTTGTCAATTTTTCAATGCCAAAGAAGCGTCGCTGGAAGTTATTGCTGCCAGCTTTGTAGTAATTGGGTTGACAAAATTAACCGGTGGAAAAAAAGCCTTTATAAATTTTACGGAAGATTTATTACAAGAAGAATTTGCCACGATTTTACCTAAAGAAGATTTGATAATAGAAGTATTAGAAGATGTTGAGCCAACAAAAGAAAATGTGGAAGCTTGTCATAACTTGGTTAAGGCAGGCTATAAAATTGCTTTAGATGATTTTGAATATAAAGCAGCGTATAATGATTTAATTAATATTTCGTCAATAATTAAAGTTGATTTTATTAATAGCAGTAGAGCTGCTTGTAAAGAACTTATTAATAAGTATAAAAATAGCAAGATTTTATTTCTTGCTGAAAAAATTGAAACACAAGAAGATTTTGAATGTGCCCTAGCTATGGGTTATTCCTTGTTCCAAGGTTATCATTTTTGTAAGCCGGTTATTTTATCAGCGAAAAAGGTGGAGCCGTTTAAAATAAATGCCATTGAGCTGATAAAATTGGTAAATGAGGATGTTCCTAATTTTAAAGAAATTGCTAAGGTTATAGAAAATGATGTATCATTATCATTTAATTTATTAAAACTGGTTAATTCCTTAGCTTTTAGTCGCGGGACAAAAATAAAATCAATTTTACAGGCGATATCGTTATTAGGGGAAAAAGAAATTCGTAAATGGATTACATTAGTGGCCATTGAAAAAATTTCTTCAGACAAGACTAAAGAGCTGTTGCGACTTAGTATTATAAGAGCTAAGTTTTGCGAAGTGCTTTGTCATAAATTTTCTTTAGGTAATAGAAAGACAGAACTATTTTTATTAGGTTTGTTTTCGTTAATGGATGCAATGATGGATGTTCCGAAAGAAGATGTTTTTTTAGAATTACCAATTTCCGAAGAATTGAAAGAAGCTTTAATTAAGCAAACCGGTATTTTTGCTGATTGCTATGAAATAATGATTGCTTATGAGCGGGCAAACTGGGGCTTGGTAGCACAAATTGCTGTAAAATATAAATTAGCAGAAGCCGAGATTGCGACAGCATATTATGAGGCAGTGAAATGGTTAAATAACAATATTGAATAGCCTTGACGAAAATTAGATACCTAACATATAATCTTAATATGAGGAAAAATAATGCAGTTGCCTTAATGAGTAGAATCAGAGCTAAGGCTAATCGTTTTATAATTGAATCATTGGTGGCGGAAGGGATTGAAGGGATAGTGCCATCGCATGGTGAAATAATGATTCATCTTTTTGCGGAAAAAGATTATACAATGCAAGAACTAGCTCAAAAAATTAATAGAACAAAGCCGACTGTAACAATTCTAGTAAGTAAATTAGTTAATTACGGTTATGTTTACAAAGAAAAAAGTATTACTGATAACAGAGTTACTTATATAAAATTGACGCCGTTAGGTATAGCCTTAAAACCTGTTTTTGAAAATATCTCAAAAGATTTAAATAAAATAATTTATAAGGGTTTAAGTGATACTGATGCTGAAAAATTAGAAATATTACTGAATAATATTTCTGAAAATTTTACTGAACAATGAATTAGTGGCAAATACTGTTGTATTTGCTTTTTTAACAACAAAATAGTTAGAAATCTAACATAAAAAGAATTAATGGAATTGTTAACGTGAAAATTTCTACAAGTAAAACCATAGCAAAATATTGCTATGGTTTTTAATTTATTTGCAAAATTTACAGGATTTGTTTGTGATTTATAGAATATCTTTTTAAACTAAAAAATAGTGGAGGTGAAGTTGTGAAGAATAAAATTATTATTTCCTTAATACTACTAAGTTTGTTTTTAATTAGTGGAGCAGTAAATGTATTTAAGGAGAATAATGTTATTACAGAAGAGGTAAAACAAGAAATTACAGAAAATGGACAGAAACTAGAGAGTGACATTACTGTTTATGTATCAGGAGCGATTAATCATCCTGGCACTGTAAAGTTAGCAGAAGGTAGCAGTGTTGCTGATGCTATTGCCCACAGTGGAGGAGCTTTATTGACGGCGGACTTAAGTAAGCTGAATTTAAGTGAAGCGCTAAAGGATGGGCAACAATTAAATGTTCCTGAAAAGCCATTGAAAATTATTAATGGTGAGGCGATGGTTGGTGATGCTAAACATAGTAAAGTTAATATTAACACTGCTGATGAAAAAGAACTTGATACTTTACCGGGAATTGGCCCGGCCATGGCAAAGGCTATTATATATTATCGAAACAATAATGGCGGTTTTAAAAATATTGAAGAATTGAAGAACGTAAAAGGAATTGGTGATAGTAAATATAAGAAAATAGAAGACTGTATTGAGTTGTAAAATGGATTCTTACATTTTACGACTCAATATTTTACTAATAACCTTTGTTAGCTTTTTGTTGTTAATTCATCAGCAATATAATATTTACTTTATCCTAAGTTTGCTCTTTGCTTTGTTGTTAATTTTATATTATAGAACAAAAAACTTAACATTATTGATCTTAGTGATGCTTTTTTCGCTAATTGGTGTTACAAGAGGTTTAACTACTGATTTTGCTATGAAATCAGAATTTATTGAAAATGAAGTCGTTGAAATTACCGGAGTCGTGGTGGCGGTGCCGAAGGTTACAGAAAAAGATAATGGTGATATTAGTATTAAATATGTTATTGACTTTTCTAATAAAGATCATACTAAGAAAAAAATCTTAGCATATGTAAAATATAAGAAAAACACAGTGAGAACTGAAGCTAAGGTTAATGATATCGTGAAGCTACGAGGACAGTTTACAGCACAACAAAACTATAATAATCCTGGAGCTTTTAATTATAAGATAAAACTGCTGAATGAAGGTATTGTTGGTAATGTCTTTGTTAAGAATAATGATTTTAGTATAACCAGAGAAGTAAGAAGTGGCTTTAAATATTATATCTATAAGATAAAAGATAAAATTTTAGAAAATTTAAAAAATGTAATGTCTCCTAATGATGCGGCGATACTTTTTGATATGGTTTTTGGGGGCTATGATGGGATTAATCCTGAAGTATTAAAAGCTTTTTCTAGTACTGGTATTGTTCATTTATTATCAGTATCTGGCTCTCATATTGCCTTAATAGTTGCATTTATAACTTGGAGTGGAAAACTATTAAAGCTTAGCAATAAAATTAATGCGGTTTTGGGAATAGTAATAATTATAATGTATGCAGCGTTAGCGGGTTTTGTACCGCCGGTAATTAGATCTGTGCTAATGGGTGGGTTGAGCTTAATTGCTGTAATTTTAGAAAAAGAGGTTTTTGCCAAAAACTCTCTTAGCATAATAGCATTAGGAATGTTGTTCGTTAATCCATTATTACTATATGATATAAGTTTTCAGTTGTCGTTTATGGCAACGGCAGGATTATTGTATTTAGCACCAATAATTAGTGCTAAACTTTATTTCTTGCCTCAAAGTATTAGACAAAATTTAGCAATAACGATAGCAGCGCAATTAGCAACGTTACCTTTTTTAGCATGGTATTTTAATACTGTCTCTCTCAGCAGTATTTTTAGTAATTTATTAGCAGTACCAATCCTTGAGTTTATGATAATATTAACTATCCTTGGAGTCTTACTAAGTTTAATGGTACCGCTTGTTGCTAAAGTGTTGTTGGTAAGTTGTAGCTTGTTATTGGGGGCTGTATATGATTTTATAGTTTTACTAAGTAAATTTTCTTATGGTAGTGTATATTTGCCATCAGGTAATATTTACTATGGCATCGGCTATTATATTATGTTAGTAGGTGTTTTTAATGATGCTTATTACAGTGCAATTAAAAAATATGATAAAAAACTATGGTTGATTAATTTTGTAGTAGTGGCAATGATTTTAACGGTAATTGCTTACCAAAATAAGTATAGCTTAAAAATGGAAGTGCATTTTATTGATGTTGGTCAAGGCGATTGCTGTTTAGTGATAACGCCACATCGAAAAGCGATATTAATTGATACC
This genomic window from Negativicutes bacterium contains:
- a CDS encoding HDOD domain-containing protein, encoding MDIFLARQPIFNKNMDVYGYELLYRNNNVKNLCQFFNAKEASLEVIAASFVVIGLTKLTGGKKAFINFTEDLLQEEFATILPKEDLIIEVLEDVEPTKENVEACHNLVKAGYKIALDDFEYKAAYNDLINISSIIKVDFINSSRAACKELINKYKNSKILFLAEKIETQEDFECALAMGYSLFQGYHFCKPVILSAKKVEPFKINAIELIKLVNEDVPNFKEIAKVIENDVSLSFNLLKLVNSLAFSRGTKIKSILQAISLLGEKEIRKWITLVAIEKISSDKTKELLRLSIIRAKFCEVLCHKFSLGNRKTELFLLGLFSLMDAMMDVPKEDVFLELPISEELKEALIKQTGIFADCYEIMIAYERANWGLVAQIAVKYKLAEAEIATAYYEAVKWLNNNIE
- a CDS encoding dephospho-CoA kinase; this encodes MYLIGLTGGIGSGKSTVSNYLKELGAKIIDGDIIARAVVVPEQPAWKAIVETFGNEILLADLSLNRLKLGEIVFNNKKAKELLENIISPYIAAEINKQLNSFKKVKNIIVVLDLPLLYENNWDKITDENWVVFVEQDIQIKRLCDRNNFTIEQALSRINNQLPLFEKAGKANVVINNNFDIENTKQQVLANWQEVKKRIKTNERE
- a CDS encoding lytic transglycosylase domain-containing protein, translating into MHIVFFSVIFAIMSLFYLNKDIIKDDIYLYPYKDIIIKYAKQNELEVSLLAAVILSESKFYYSAESHRGAKGLMQLMPETARWVAGEIGLNNYAEDQLLEPEINIMLGSWYLASLKREFNNNEVLMLAAYNAGRGNVNEWMKQYDWHGDFAKIEEIPFPETKNYVEKVLMRKKVYEDLCVYKKRMLNLQFNN
- a CDS encoding DNA internalization-related competence protein ComEC/Rec2, which codes for MDSYILRLNILLITFVSFLLLIHQQYNIYFILSLLFALLLILYYRTKNLTLLILVMLFSLIGVTRGLTTDFAMKSEFIENEVVEITGVVVAVPKVTEKDNGDISIKYVIDFSNKDHTKKKILAYVKYKKNTVRTEAKVNDIVKLRGQFTAQQNYNNPGAFNYKIKLLNEGIVGNVFVKNNDFSITREVRSGFKYYIYKIKDKILENLKNVMSPNDAAILFDMVFGGYDGINPEVLKAFSSTGIVHLLSVSGSHIALIVAFITWSGKLLKLSNKINAVLGIVIIIMYAALAGFVPPVIRSVLMGGLSLIAVILEKEVFAKNSLSIIALGMLFVNPLLLYDISFQLSFMATAGLLYLAPIISAKLYFLPQSIRQNLAITIAAQLATLPFLAWYFNTVSLSSIFSNLLAVPILEFMIILTILGVLLSLMVPLVAKVLLVSCSLLLGAVYDFIVLLSKFSYGSVYLPSGNIYYGIGYYIMLVGVFNDAYYSAIKKYDKKLWLINFVVVAMILTVIAYQNKYSLKMEVHFIDVGQGDCCLVITPHRKAILIDTGGNINDNFNIGEKVVVPYLRHIGITSLEYIILTHCHIDHAGGAGAVVDNINTKYVLIGKENRDLYAKAMKRSVEKCDNLIPVLELEQFKIDDVMFEIIPSENIISNNINEYSNVVKVSYGKNDFMITGDLEVEGENAILNKNINIASEVLKVGHHGSNTSSSEKFLKQVQPLYGVISVGYNNRFGHPDSAVLERMEKLGIKIYRTDLNGAIVFQATKDNLKVQAFR
- a CDS encoding helix-hairpin-helix domain-containing protein, with translation MKNKIIISLILLSLFLISGAVNVFKENNVITEEVKQEITENGQKLESDITVYVSGAINHPGTVKLAEGSSVADAIAHSGGALLTADLSKLNLSEALKDGQQLNVPEKPLKIINGEAMVGDAKHSKVNINTADEKELDTLPGIGPAMAKAIIYYRNNNGGFKNIEELKNVKGIGDSKYKKIEDCIEL
- a CDS encoding winged helix-turn-helix transcriptional regulator, with amino-acid sequence MRKNNAVALMSRIRAKANRFIIESLVAEGIEGIVPSHGEIMIHLFAEKDYTMQELAQKINRTKPTVTILVSKLVNYGYVYKEKSITDNRVTYIKLTPLGIALKPVFENISKDLNKIIYKGLSDTDAEKLEILLNNISENFTEQ